The region ACGAGTGCACTTCGCCGGTAGCTGACTATGAATATACGAAGAAATCTCTGGCCTTGAGCCACAAATGGGCCGAGGAGTGTATAAAAGTGAGATCTCCGAAGGCAAGAAAGAATCAAGCGCTCTTTGGTATCGTCCAGGGTGGGAAGTTTGCCGACTTAAGGAGAGAAAGCGCTCAGTTTATCTCTTCTCTTCCGTTTGATGGTTTTGGTATCGGCGGGGAATTCGGAGACGATAAGAATACGATGGGCAAAATGCTGAAGGTTGTACTCGATGATTTACCGGAAGAAAAGCCGAGGCATCTTTTGGGTATAGGGCACTTGGAGGATATTCCGGAGATTATAAAAGCCGGTGTGGATACTTTTGATTGTATCGTGCCTACTCACTATGCTCGCCACGGGACAGCCTTTTCTTCAGATGGTCGGCTTGATATGAAGCAGTCAAAATTTTTGAAAGATAGAAAACCTTTGGATAAAAAATGCGATTGCTATGTATGTAAGGATTATACAAGGAGTTATATTTCTCATCTTTTTAAAGCGGGAGAAATTACCGCTTTGAAACTTCTTACTTTCCATAACTTGTATTTTTTCAATTCTTATATTGAGAAATTGAGGGAGGATAT is a window of Patescibacteria group bacterium DNA encoding:
- the tgt gene encoding tRNA guanosine(34) transglycosylase Tgt; the protein is MIKFKISKKSKKSNARLGVLETSNGKVETPCLVTVATQAVVKTLTSSETEEAKSQMLICNTYHLHLKQAEKIVKSAGGLHKFMDWKRPLMTDSGGFQVFSLGFGRDHGVGKILKGKKDVSVSLGEQPKLLKISEKGVEFRSPIDGRKIFIGPKESMKIQEDLGANIIFAFDECTSPVADYEYTKKSLALSHKWAEECIKVRSPKARKNQALFGIVQGGKFADLRRESAQFISSLPFDGFGIGGEFGDDKNTMGKMLKVVLDDLPEEKPRHLLGIGHLEDIPEIIKAGVDTFDCIVPTHYARHGTAFSSDGRLDMKQSKFLKDRKPLDKKCDCYVCKDYTRSYISHLFKAGEITALKLLTFHNLYFFNSYIEKLREDIKKGKL